The genomic region AATCGCCCGGGCTTCACGGCCATGCGGGGTGTCCTCTGGTCGCTTGTGTATGGCCCCTGTTCGCTTCTGTATGGCCCCGGCGCGCCTGTCGGGTCCGCTTGACCCGATTCGGGGTTCGCTTCCGGCTGTTCTGGTCTTGTGGTCGCCCCCCGCGGGCGGGCAGGCCTGGGATCGCACGGAACAACACCGCGCCCGTTCCGGCAAAGATGAGCCTCCCGGAGCGGGATGAAGAGAGGCCGCTGGCCGGCTCGGTTGAGGGGGCGGGAGATCGGGGAGTTTGAGCCGGGGGGGGGTTTGGAGTGGGTGACGAGGGGAGTCGGTCGGCGTCGAGCGTTCCGGTAACGGATCGGGCGGGGTGAACGGCTCGGGGGCGTGGACCGGATCGAACGGGGTGGGAGTGCCCACGGCGGGGCGAGATTGGGGGGCATTCGCTCGGGGCGTCGGGCCGGACTCAACGCGATGCGGAAGCTCGGTGCGGAAGCTCGACCTGGAGCGGTCGCTTGGTCCGTGCGGTCGTCCACGCAAGCGGAGAAGTGGCGGTTGACCGGAGAAGAGGCGTTCGAAATAAACGGGACTGTCCCGTTATCTCGTCCCGCGTCGGCCGAAGGGCAGGATGCTGAAGGCGGCACTGATCAGGATCTGGACGAGGAGGGCGAGCGGCAGGGCCCACACGAAGCTAATCCCCGGGGTTCCGGTCAGTTCCTGCCAGTAGCTGATGCCGATGACGGTGGCGAGCCCGAATACCAGTCCGGAAAGGGCGCCCAGCGGGGTAGCCCAGCTGATGAACATCGCGGTGAAGAACAGGCCGAACAGCGGGGCCACGCACAGGTTGACCAGTTTGAATGCGACCTCAAGGAGGTTGCCTCTCACGATGCCGACATAGGAGCTCAGGACAATCACGACCCCGCCGATGATGGCCGAAACGAGCCGGGCGAGCCGGATGGGCGAACCCTGCTCACCCTCCGCTCCCTCGGCCCGGCCGAGGAAGTCGCTCATGACCACGGAGCATGAGGCATTCACGCCGGAAGAGAGGCTCGACATGGCCGCGGCCAGCAGGCCGGCGATGACCAGTCCGGTGATGCCGGCGGGAAGCCCGAAGACAATGAACTGCGGAAACAGTGTGTCCGCATTGCTGGTCAGGGTCTGGCCATCCGGGATCATCTCCGGATGGGCCTGGAAGAACGCCATTAAGGGCAGCCCGAGGAGGCCGAGGAAGAGAGTCGTCAAGCCGTCGGCGAGCAATGAGGTGATCAGTACCCGCCGGGCTGCTCGGGCGTCGCGGGTTGCGAGGTAGCGCTGGACGGCGATCTGATCGGATCCCGAGGTGCAGATGTACCAGGTGAACATGGCGATCATGATCCCGGCGAATGTTGTCCGGGCATGCCCGTCGTATCCCCACACGACCTCCGGCCAATGGGCGGGCCATGCCGTTGGCCACCATGCTCCGATGCCGCCCATTCGTACCGTGATCACCGCGAACACGAGGATGGCCCCGCCAAACAGGATCGCACCCTGCACCACGTCGGTCAACACGACCGCCCTGAGGCCGCCCATCGACGTGTACACCAGGACGATCAGGCCCATCAGCAGGCAGACGTATGGAGCGATCGCTTCGGGAAGCCCGGTGAGCGGGATCAGCACCTTGTTCACTGTCGCGTAGATGATGACGGCCATCCACAGGAGCCGGATGGTCAGGAACATGGTTGAGCCGAGCAGGCGGACACCATGTCCCAGATTAGCCTCTAGGATCTGGTATGCGCTGGTCACGCGCAGCTTCATGATGAAAGGGATCATGAACCAGCCGACCACAAGTGCCACGAACGGATAGGCCGCGACCGCCCCGCAGACCATGATCGGGCCGTAGCGGATCACCTCTCCGGGCCACGAGAGGTAGGAGATGGTGCTCATGAGTGTGGCAAACAGCGAAATCCCGACAATCAGCGGATTCATCCGGCGGCCACCGAGCAGGTAGTCCTCGGTGGTTTTCGAGCGGCGAGCGTAGTACCAGCCAATGGCGAGCATCCCCAGGCAGTAGGCGCCGATGACCGCCCAATCCAAGGAACTCATGCGATGCGGAGCGCGCCGGCCGATCCTGAGAATGGCGTTGGCGGCCGCGACCCGCGTATCGAGTTCGGCGGCGGAGAGCAACTCGGCGAGGACCCGCACCTCTGCTTTCGTTCCCATGGATGCGAGAGCTGCACAGGCTTCGTAGGCCTCATCTGGTTTGCCGGCGATGGCGTAGTGCACGAGCGGTGCCGCCCAACGGCCGTTCTCCCCGAGGCCAGCTTGAACCGCCGCTGTGCCGAGCAGGTAGACCCTGGCCGGCGAATCGGCTGGTTCGTTCTCCGCGGCCGCGGTCAGTGTTTGGCGGGAGGCCGGAGAGAGCTTGGTCAGATGGCGCAGGGCGTACGCGGCGTTGATACGCACGTCGGTTCTGTCCGACGAAAGGGACTCGAGCAAGGGGCGTTCAGCCTCGGGCTGGCCCGCGTTGGCCAGGGCCCATCGGGCATTCACCGAGAACGGGCCGGTCGTATGTGCAGCCACCCGCGCGAGTTCGTCGCTCACTTCGGCAGAAGGCACATATTTCAGCTTGGCCAGGGTTTCTGCGGCGTGGTTACGGTCTGGCGCAGCCTGGTCCATGAAGACGTCGACGATTCTGTTGACCCACTGCTGTTGCTGGCGATCGTTCGTGCTCGCCCGGGCGAGCACGCGCCAGATGCCGATGCGGTACTCGGGCTGGTTTCCGGCGGTCCGAAGTTCCTGCTGAAAGATGGGGAGGATGTCTTGCGGGTAGTCGAGGGCCAGCAGGCTCTCGGCCGCATGGACCTTCACCCATCGGGGCGCATCGCGCAGCGCGGCACGAAGCGTTGAGACTGCTTGTTCCCGGTAATCGCGCTCACGGATAGCGGGACCGTCTGCTGCAGCCGAGCACGCCGCCCAGCTGCAGAATGCTCCGACTACGAGCGTCAACCGGACGAAGCTGCGATGTGCGAGCCCGGCGCTGACAAGGCGGAGGAACGCGGGCTTCCTCACCCCATGGGTGCCCCGTTCGTCTTGGTTGTTCCGCATGCCGAGTTCCCACCGTATGCCGCTCGTCCCGGATCCGGCTGTGTACAGGGATCACACCGTGACGAGCCGGCCTTCCTTGTTGCTGAGTCGAGCCGCTTCAAGGCACTTGAGTACGTGGATTCCGGCCTCCAGCGGGTGGTGCCAGGGGGTCCGTTTCTCGATCGCCTGGAGAAAAGCGCCAAACTCGTCCACGTAACATTGCTCGTACTGATAGCCCTTGGGCGGCAGGTACACCTCGGACAGGCCGGTTGCGTTCAGGTATCGCTCGGCGCGGCAATCCGGGAACAACCGGATCTCGATCACGCCGTTCTGGCATACGATCCGGTAGACCGTCTGCTGCAGATCCTGCAGGAGGTCGAACTGAAACGTGACCACGGTGCCCTTGCGTGTCCGCCCGAGGAGTTGGAAGCAGTCGCAGCCGTCGATCTTGAGATCGCCGAGCTTGTGAGTCCTGCAAGACAGCTCGGCAAGCGAGTCATCAAGCAGCGAGTAGAGCTGTCCGAGGTCCTCCACGAAGACACCCTCAAACTGGGTGGGGTCGTAGAAGGCGGTATAGTTTTCCCATGGATGCCAGTTGGGCAAGTAGTTGCCCCACTCGAAGTGGTAGATCAGTGGGCGACCCATGGCCGGTTCGGCGAGCCACCGTTTGGCCCGCTGGACGACCGGGTGATAGGGTGTCTGAATGCCGAGAGCGGCCACCAGCCCGCTTTGCCTGACCAGGGCAGCGAGTTCTTCGGTACCGTCGAGGCGGTCAGAGAGAGCGATCTCGCAGAAGAAGTCTGTATTGGCCCGTGCCGCCGCCGCGCAGCATTCCACATGAAAGCGGGTTGGCGTTGAGACGACCAAGGCGTCCGGTTTCCACTTCAGGGCCTGCTCCAGGTCCGGCAGGCTCTCGACGCCATGCCGGGAGAGGCACTCCGCCCGCCGGTCCTGGCGGACGTCGACGAGGCGGATGGCCGAGGCTGGCACGCCGTGAGCGAGCAGGCAGCGAATCCGACGCCTGCCCATGGAGCCTCCGCCCAGCACGACGAAACTCTTGTGTGTTCCCATGTTGTCCCCCTGCAGGAGCCTGATCCTCGCACCGGCCAGCCTCATCGGCTTGCGGCGGGCACGTCCTTCAGTGTCCAATGGGTGCCCATCAGGGCCGGCGGCTCGCCCGGCCGTTCTGCCTGGTAATAAACCGTCCAGATCGATCCATCCTTCAACTGCACCGATGCAGGATATCCCATATCGCCCTCGAAGGCGGCCGCGAGCTTGATCTCCTTCTTGACGTCCCATGTTCTCCCAAGGTTGCGGCTGATGCACGCATGCTGGCCGAACGGTGGGCGTCGTCGGGCGTACACCGCCAGCAGCCAGCCGTTCGTCAATCGGATCACGTGCGGTGGATGACCTTGCATCGGTGTCGTGTGTGGCGCCGACCAGGTCGCGCCGCCGTCGACGCTCTCAGACTGGCGGAGCTGATCCGGTGGATTGCAGTCCCGGAACAAGGCCACGAGCGTACCAGGCGATGCTTCCACCACATGGACTTCGTCGTAGGAGAGCATGCGGTCCCCCGCAGGTACGGGGAAGTCCGCGATGATCTTCCAGGTCTGACCGTCGTCGCGCGACTCGGAAATCGAGACCTTGTGAGGCGAGCCATCCGGCGTGCCGTTGTAGTCCTTGGGTGTCGTGTGCGAGGAATGCGGCCGCTGGCCCATGAAGAGGAGTCGGCCGTCGCTCAGTTGGATAGGGCCGTGCGGCGTCGTGACCGGCGTACGAATCGGCTGTCCCCAGGTCTTGCCGCCGTCAGTGGAACGAACCACGTAGTGGCCCTGCAGGTCCGTCCCATAGGGAGGCCCGGTGAACCAGCTCACCAGCATCGTCCCCTTGGCGGTGCAGATGACACCGGCATCGCGATCGTCGATGCGGAGGTCCTGGATGGTGATGGCTGGACTCCACGTCTTGCCACCGTCAGAGCTCCGGCTGATCTGCGTCTTGCCGTCCTCGGAGATATGCCCCGTGCGGTCACCGGAGAAAGCGGCGATCAGATCACCGTTGGGGGCCAGGGCGATCGAGGGCCATCCGATGTAGCGCTGCCTGCACAGGACGCGTTGTGGTTCGAGGATGGTGGCCATTTCCTGGTCGGTGGCGACGTCCGTGCCGGTGGACTTGATTTCCCAGCGGCTGGCAATGGCCGCGCGTTTCCCGGTGATCTTCAGGTTTGAGAACTCGACGGCTCCTTGGCTGGTGTACACGCCGACAAGTCCCTCGGCATAGGTGCGGTCGTTTGCGCTGAGCACGAGTTTGTCGTCCAAGTAGACCTCGACACGGCCGGTGCGGGTCTGGGCCCGAGCGGTGTACCAGCGGCCGGGTTCCATGGCGATCTGGTTCTTTCGGGTGATCTCGTTGCCGTCGGCCATGATGTCGCCGCGGAAGAGGATGACCTGGTCGAAGCGGGTATCGAAGTGGATGAAGTATCCGCGGGCCGAGTCTTGGGCGTTCAGGATCAAGCCTGCCGCCTGCACGCCGTTGCCGCCGGGACTCACCCGGAAACGCAGCTGCAGGGTCGGATCGGCGACCGTCGCGCCGCGGTGGACTGCCTGCGGCTGGCCGGAATTGTCGGTCTGCTCGAGGCGCCCATCGCGGATCGTCCAGGCGCCGCCCACGAACGTCCAGGCGGCGGGGGGGGGAATGAGCGGTGCATCGCTGAGTTCCTCAGCCCGCAGAGCGCGAGGCGGAATCGCAAGGCTTGCCAGAACCAGCAAAAAGGGACCTAGCCATCTCCTTGATCTGTCCGCGTTCCGATCGTCGCGTCTGAAGCCGGTCATTGAAGCCTCCATCTAACGACCCTCATGTTGTCGATGGCAACAAACCTCTCGAGCACCTGTGGTGCCAAATGCTGAGTCTGGGCGACACTCGGCGTGTGAAGAAGCAGTACTACAACCGCGAGGGCCCGTGCACCCTGCACGGCGAGGGAGCCAAGGCAACAACCGCCCCCGTTGCGGGCGAGCACCGGCTGCGGCGGCTCAGTCCGATTCCGGGACGTATCTGCCGGTTCAGCCTCCTTCATCCGTCGAGGTCCTCCAGTTCGCCGGTATTCGTCGCCGAAAGGTCTCCATGCAGGTGTCTCCTGCGAAGGTGTACGGCGGCAGAAGCCGCAGGGGAAATCGCGGCAGCTGGAGCTTGATCAGCACCTTGTCGAAGGCGCCGTCGATGTGCCCCGCTCCCCCGACCGCCTGCTCGAGGGCCTTGCCCAGGATAGC from Phycisphaerae bacterium harbors:
- a CDS encoding Gfo/Idh/MocA family oxidoreductase translates to MGTHKSFVVLGGGSMGRRRIRCLLAHGVPASAIRLVDVRQDRRAECLSRHGVESLPDLEQALKWKPDALVVSTPTRFHVECCAAAARANTDFFCEIALSDRLDGTEELAALVRQSGLVAALGIQTPYHPVVQRAKRWLAEPAMGRPLIYHFEWGNYLPNWHPWENYTAFYDPTQFEGVFVEDLGQLYSLLDDSLAELSCRTHKLGDLKIDGCDCFQLLGRTRKGTVVTFQFDLLQDLQQTVYRIVCQNGVIEIRLFPDCRAERYLNATGLSEVYLPPKGYQYEQCYVDEFGAFLQAIEKRTPWHHPLEAGIHVLKCLEAARLSNKEGRLVTV
- a CDS encoding exo-alpha-sialidase is translated as MTGFRRDDRNADRSRRWLGPFLLVLASLAIPPRALRAEELSDAPLIPPPAAWTFVGGAWTIRDGRLEQTDNSGQPQAVHRGATVADPTLQLRFRVSPGGNGVQAAGLILNAQDSARGYFIHFDTRFDQVILFRGDIMADGNEITRKNQIAMEPGRWYTARAQTRTGRVEVYLDDKLVLSANDRTYAEGLVGVYTSQGAVEFSNLKITGKRAAIASRWEIKSTGTDVATDQEMATILEPQRVLCRQRYIGWPSIALAPNGDLIAAFSGDRTGHISEDGKTQISRSSDGGKTWSPAITIQDLRIDDRDAGVICTAKGTMLVSWFTGPPYGTDLQGHYVVRSTDGGKTWGQPIRTPVTTPHGPIQLSDGRLLFMGQRPHSSHTTPKDYNGTPDGSPHKVSISESRDDGQTWKIIADFPVPAGDRMLSYDEVHVVEASPGTLVALFRDCNPPDQLRQSESVDGGATWSAPHTTPMQGHPPHVIRLTNGWLLAVYARRRPPFGQHACISRNLGRTWDVKKEIKLAAAFEGDMGYPASVQLKDGSIWTVYYQAERPGEPPALMGTHWTLKDVPAASR